In Chryseobacterium shigense, the following proteins share a genomic window:
- a CDS encoding SRPBCC family protein, giving the protein MKHRLYREQQLHCNIETAWNFFSSANNLSEITPKDMNFIVLTAMENDKIYEGMLIDYYVSPLLGIKMKWQTEILKVDFQKSFIDFQKKGPYKLWHHHHEFIPNENGVLMKDTINYELPMGFLGEIAHSLLVKKKLEHIFNYRFAVLEKIFGEK; this is encoded by the coding sequence ACACCGCCTTTACCGCGAGCAGCAGCTCCACTGCAATATAGAAACCGCATGGAATTTTTTTTCCTCTGCCAATAATCTTTCAGAGATCACCCCAAAAGACATGAACTTTATTGTACTGACGGCAATGGAAAATGATAAAATTTACGAAGGAATGCTTATCGATTATTACGTTTCACCATTATTGGGGATAAAAATGAAATGGCAAACAGAGATTCTCAAAGTGGATTTCCAAAAGAGTTTTATAGATTTTCAGAAAAAAGGCCCTTACAAACTCTGGCATCATCACCATGAATTTATTCCCAACGAAAATGGAGTTTTGATGAAAGATACCATAAACTATGAGCTTCCAATGGGGTTTTTAGGGGAAATAGCCCATTCCCTTCTGGTGAAAAAGAAGCTGGAACATATTTTCAATTACCGGTTTGCGGTACTGGAAAAAATATTCGGTGAAAAATAG
- a CDS encoding cold-shock protein, giving the protein MADSFSKKENLKKKIEKQKEKALRREERKTNNNKGSEDVFMYVDEFGRLTSTPPEDRERQEVSLDEIQLGAAPIIEEDIRKSGIITFHSEKGYGFITEDNTKENVFFHNNSCAHPVKKGNKVSFEKEKSPKGFSAVNIELIK; this is encoded by the coding sequence ATGGCAGACTCTTTTTCTAAAAAAGAAAATCTCAAGAAAAAAATCGAAAAGCAAAAAGAAAAAGCGCTGAGACGCGAAGAACGTAAAACGAACAACAATAAAGGATCGGAAGATGTTTTCATGTATGTGGATGAGTTCGGAAGACTTACCTCTACACCTCCTGAAGATAGGGAAAGACAGGAAGTAAGCCTTGATGAGATTCAGCTTGGTGCAGCTCCGATTATTGAGGAAGATATCCGAAAGTCCGGGATCATTACTTTCCACAGTGAAAAAGGATACGGATTCATTACGGAAGACAATACCAAAGAAAATGTTTTCTTTCACAACAACAGCTGTGCACATCCTGTAAAAAAAGGAAACAAAGTTTCTTTCGAGAAAGAAAAATCTCCAAAAGGATTTTCCGCAGTTAATATTGAACTGATAAAATAA
- a CDS encoding DoxX family protein, whose amino-acid sequence MKKNFYLRSALSVILLMHSVISVFSGDVNNFGRLYLDTIGFRPFGLYLAWAVKLIHLFSVFLIWSDRYIKAVSICNMFILILGIYFIHWQNGWYVVGGGTNGIEFNVLLICCFLQLIFTKQEEKCCS is encoded by the coding sequence ATGAAAAAGAATTTCTACCTCCGTTCAGCGCTTTCAGTTATTTTACTGATGCATAGTGTGATATCTGTTTTCAGTGGGGATGTCAATAATTTTGGGCGTCTTTATCTTGATACCATTGGTTTCAGGCCTTTCGGGCTTTACCTGGCCTGGGCTGTGAAACTTATTCATCTTTTTTCCGTATTCCTGATCTGGTCGGACCGGTATATTAAAGCAGTTTCCATCTGCAATATGTTCATCCTGATTTTAGGAATTTATTTCATCCACTGGCAAAATGGCTGGTACGTAGTAGGAGGGGGTACTAATGGCATCGAATTCAATGTTCTTTTAATATGCTGCTTTCTTCAGCTTATCTTTACTAAACAGGAGGAAAAGTGCTGTTCATAG
- a CDS encoding sensor histidine kinase: MKPGRKSKLYVHLLFWILYYILEVYLDFYWSRYQFPDVEWGIRLRNTIILELGYLLVKIPLAYALLYIYERTDIKRILTYFLSVVIIIAAVLEHRFFTHYIIYPYIYDIAETLDGKQSSGFINGLVAFNSFMDLIFMAGLIFGVEITRQKNLLKEQISQLKSEKLDQELTMLKAQINPHFLFNTLNNIYGMALKKADETPDVILQLSKVMRYNIYEASERYISIDKDIENIKDFLQIQKIRHYNLVIRFNEDIDHPSQEISPLILIQFVENAFKHGVSETLGQGFIYIDIKLNNGVLRYRIENSKEEKPHGNSTKIGLKNIRRQLELLYPKHILTVESTTEKYIVTLIIDLNDNFRI; the protein is encoded by the coding sequence TTGAAGCCAGGCAGAAAATCAAAGTTATATGTCCATCTGCTCTTTTGGATACTGTACTATATTCTGGAAGTTTATCTGGACTTTTACTGGTCAAGGTATCAGTTTCCTGATGTAGAATGGGGAATCAGACTCCGGAATACAATTATTCTGGAACTTGGATATCTTTTGGTTAAAATTCCACTGGCATATGCCCTGCTGTATATATACGAGAGAACAGATATAAAAAGAATCCTTACTTATTTTCTCTCCGTTGTTATTATCATTGCTGCCGTTCTTGAGCACAGATTCTTCACCCATTACATAATCTATCCTTATATTTATGATATTGCTGAAACACTGGACGGAAAACAGTCTTCAGGATTTATCAACGGGCTTGTAGCATTCAATTCCTTTATGGATCTTATCTTTATGGCAGGTCTTATTTTTGGAGTCGAAATTACGAGGCAGAAAAATTTGCTGAAAGAGCAGATATCACAGTTAAAATCAGAAAAACTGGATCAGGAGCTTACCATGCTCAAAGCCCAGATCAATCCTCATTTTTTATTCAATACGCTGAATAATATTTATGGAATGGCCCTCAAAAAAGCTGATGAAACACCAGATGTAATCCTGCAGCTTTCCAAAGTGATGAGATACAACATTTATGAAGCGTCTGAGCGGTATATTTCCATAGATAAAGACATAGAAAATATTAAAGATTTTCTCCAGATTCAGAAGATCCGCCATTATAACCTTGTGATACGGTTTAATGAAGATATTGATCATCCTTCTCAGGAAATTTCACCGCTTATTTTGATTCAGTTTGTTGAAAATGCTTTTAAACACGGAGTATCTGAAACTTTAGGCCAGGGTTTTATTTACATTGATATTAAACTGAATAACGGAGTTCTTCGTTACCGTATTGAAAATTCAAAAGAAGAAAAGCCCCACGGAAACTCCACAAAAATAGGATTAAAAAATATCCGCAGACAGCTCGAACTGCTTTACCCGAAGCATATTCTCACCGTTGAAAGTACAACCGAAAAGTATATTGTAACCCTAATTATTGACCTTAATGACAACTTCCGCATCTAA
- a CDS encoding LytR/AlgR family response regulator transcription factor, giving the protein MTTSASKKYSCIIVEDEPIAAEILENFVSRDEELQLIAKCSDAVYAGNLLNRHTIDLMFLDLHLPVIKGFDFLKKLKNPPLVIVTTAYHQYAVEGYELDIVDYLMKPVPYDRFTKAVEKFKYLMCAEEALLEAADREHIFISSGKKQIKIVLHDIFFIESLREYIHIHTKAGTITVKMAISRIEESLNPEMFVRIHKSYIISKPKIEVRSAGMVQVNGKKLPIGRTYKPSIEL; this is encoded by the coding sequence ATGACAACTTCCGCATCTAAAAAATACAGCTGTATCATTGTAGAAGATGAACCGATAGCAGCAGAAATCCTGGAAAATTTTGTTTCAAGGGATGAAGAACTTCAGCTTATCGCAAAATGTTCCGATGCCGTTTATGCCGGAAATCTCCTGAACAGACATACTATTGATCTGATGTTTCTGGATCTGCATCTTCCGGTTATAAAAGGTTTCGACTTCCTTAAAAAATTAAAAAATCCACCTCTGGTCATTGTAACTACTGCTTATCATCAATATGCTGTGGAAGGCTATGAGCTTGATATTGTGGACTATCTAATGAAACCTGTTCCTTACGACAGGTTTACCAAAGCCGTTGAAAAATTCAAATACCTCATGTGTGCTGAAGAAGCATTGCTGGAAGCTGCGGACCGTGAGCATATTTTTATCAGCAGCGGTAAAAAGCAGATTAAAATTGTTCTTCATGACATCTTTTTTATTGAAAGCCTGCGGGAATATATCCACATTCACACCAAAGCCGGAACAATTACTGTAAAAATGGCGATCAGCAGGATAGAAGAAAGCCTGAATCCCGAAATGTTCGTGAGGATTCACAAATCCTATATTATTTCCAAACCGAAGATCGAAGTACGCTCTGCCGGCATGGTACAGGTAAACGGTAAAAAACTTCCGATTGGCAGGACCTATAAACCGTCTATTGAATTATAA
- the lgt gene encoding prolipoprotein diacylglyceryl transferase: protein MNLLYVNWDVSPEIFNIAGFPLKYYGMLFLAGLVLCYTILKSIYKKENLSSQAHEALFSYAFIGILVGARLGHCLFYDFEYYSQHPIEILLPIQKGPDGAYHFSGYAGLASHGGGIGLIIMLLIYARKFSIKFMTVLDVIAIATPLAGAFIRLGNLMNSEIIGTPSDAPWAFIFRHVDDIPRHPAQLYEAISYLIIFFLVYSIYKKNIFKAGKGFYFGITTLLIFIVRFFVEFIKVDQVDFEQGMSLNMGQILSIPFLFLGLFFIIKSIRDKREIKVS, encoded by the coding sequence ATGAACTTATTATATGTTAACTGGGACGTAAGTCCTGAAATTTTCAATATTGCCGGGTTTCCCCTGAAATATTACGGAATGTTGTTTCTTGCCGGTCTGGTTTTATGCTACACGATCTTAAAATCTATTTATAAAAAAGAAAATCTGAGCAGTCAGGCTCATGAAGCTCTTTTCTCTTATGCCTTCATTGGGATTTTAGTGGGTGCAAGATTGGGGCATTGTCTTTTTTATGATTTTGAATATTATTCCCAGCATCCTATTGAAATACTCCTTCCCATTCAGAAAGGGCCAGACGGAGCCTATCATTTTTCAGGGTATGCGGGCCTGGCAAGCCACGGTGGCGGAATCGGGCTCATTATCATGCTTCTGATCTATGCCAGAAAATTCTCTATTAAATTCATGACTGTTCTGGACGTTATCGCTATTGCAACACCTTTGGCAGGAGCATTTATCAGGCTGGGCAATCTGATGAATTCTGAAATCATAGGAACACCTTCTGATGCTCCGTGGGCATTTATATTCAGGCATGTTGACGATATTCCAAGACATCCGGCCCAACTATATGAGGCAATCTCTTATCTGATCATTTTCTTTCTGGTATATTCTATTTATAAGAAAAATATCTTCAAAGCCGGAAAAGGTTTTTATTTCGGGATTACCACTTTGCTGATCTTCATTGTCCGTTTTTTTGTTGAATTTATAAAAGTAGACCAGGTTGATTTTGAACAGGGAATGAGCCTGAACATGGGACAGATCTTAAGTATTCCGTTTTTATTCCTGGGACTGTTCTTTATTATTAAAAGTATCCGGGACAAAAGGGAAATAAAAGTTTCCTGA
- a CDS encoding NAD-dependent epimerase/dehydratase family protein encodes MQTILGANGQIGEELARELKRNYTSDIRIVSRNAAKVNATDTVFSADLSDREKAIEAVKGSEVAYFTLGLPMNSDVWEKRFSVILRNVIDACKINGTKLVFFDNTYMYPQNSTVLTEQTAFSPVGRKGRVRQEMADMLLKEMKTGQLEAVICRAPEFYGPGKTQSITNTLIFNNIRDGKKLKVPLKDNTLRSLIWTPDASRATALIGNTPDAFGQTWHLPVDQDKLTYKQFIALASRIYGRELKYSVIPEFIFKIGAFFNKQAKELQELLPRYGYDNIFDDSKFRKRFPDFKVTSYRQGIEQIKEEQRAKMP; translated from the coding sequence ATGCAAACAATACTAGGCGCCAACGGACAGATTGGTGAAGAATTGGCAAGAGAACTTAAACGGAACTATACATCAGATATCAGGATAGTCAGCAGGAATGCTGCAAAAGTGAATGCTACGGATACTGTATTTTCAGCAGACCTTTCGGACAGGGAGAAGGCGATTGAGGCTGTAAAAGGGAGCGAAGTAGCTTATTTTACCTTAGGATTACCCATGAATTCGGATGTATGGGAGAAACGGTTTTCAGTAATTTTAAGGAATGTAATTGATGCCTGTAAGATCAACGGAACGAAGCTTGTGTTTTTTGACAATACTTATATGTATCCTCAGAACAGTACGGTTCTTACGGAACAAACTGCTTTTTCGCCTGTCGGAAGAAAGGGAAGGGTGAGACAGGAAATGGCAGATATGCTCCTGAAAGAAATGAAAACAGGACAACTGGAAGCCGTCATTTGCCGTGCCCCTGAATTCTACGGACCGGGCAAAACGCAAAGCATCACCAATACTTTGATCTTTAATAATATCAGGGATGGGAAAAAATTAAAAGTTCCCCTGAAAGATAACACACTGAGAAGCCTGATCTGGACACCTGATGCCAGCAGGGCAACTGCGTTGATCGGAAATACTCCTGATGCATTCGGGCAGACATGGCACCTGCCGGTAGATCAGGATAAACTTACTTATAAACAATTCATTGCCTTAGCATCCCGGATTTATGGCAGGGAGCTAAAGTACTCTGTCATTCCGGAATTTATATTTAAGATAGGTGCTTTCTTTAATAAACAGGCAAAAGAACTTCAGGAACTGCTTCCAAGGTATGGCTATGATAATATTTTTGATGATTCTAAATTCAGAAAACGCTTTCCGGATTTTAAAGTCACATCTTACAGGCAGGGAATAGAGCAGATAAAAGAGGAACAGCGGGCAAAAATGCCATAA
- a CDS encoding cold-shock protein has product MQEGTVKFFNEAKGFGFISPADGGKDIFVHSSGLDTRSIRENDKVVFEVQKSDKGLNAVNVKLA; this is encoded by the coding sequence ATGCAAGAAGGCACCGTAAAATTTTTCAATGAAGCAAAAGGCTTCGGATTTATTTCTCCAGCAGACGGAGGGAAAGATATTTTTGTACACTCTTCAGGATTAGACACAAGATCTATCCGTGAAAACGATAAAGTAGTTTTCGAAGTACAAAAAAGCGACAAAGGTTTAAATGCAGTTAACGTAAAGTTGGCATAA
- a CDS encoding DEAD/DEAH box helicase, with protein sequence MSFKNLNLINPIVRAVTEAGYSKPTEIQYMAVSHILAGRDIVGYAQTGTGKTAAFAMPILQILKRNTSDHKEIRILILAPTRELVLELEASFKIYSKYLPLSQLSIFGGVLSGSQLAALRKRVDILIATPERLLDLVSQRHIDLSKIEILVLDEADKMLDMGFSEDVKKILKLVPLKRQTLFFSATMSFNIRKFADTMLKNPIEII encoded by the coding sequence ATGAGTTTTAAAAATTTAAATTTAATAAATCCCATAGTCCGGGCTGTTACAGAAGCCGGATATTCCAAACCTACGGAGATACAGTACATGGCTGTCTCACACATTTTAGCAGGAAGGGATATTGTAGGATACGCTCAAACCGGTACAGGAAAAACGGCGGCGTTTGCAATGCCCATACTCCAGATTCTAAAAAGAAATACATCAGATCATAAAGAAATAAGAATTTTAATATTAGCTCCAACACGGGAGCTTGTTTTAGAACTGGAAGCAAGTTTTAAAATCTACAGTAAATATTTACCATTATCGCAGCTTTCCATTTTTGGAGGCGTATTATCGGGAAGCCAGCTGGCAGCCCTGAGAAAGAGAGTGGATATCCTTATCGCAACCCCCGAAAGATTACTGGACCTAGTAAGCCAAAGACATATCGACCTGTCCAAAATAGAAATACTGGTTCTGGATGAGGCTGACAAAATGCTTGATATGGGATTTTCAGAAGATGTAAAAAAAATTTTAAAACTGGTTCCCCTAAAAAGACAAACTCTATTTTTTTCCGCAACCATGTCGTTCAACATACGGAAGTTTGCGGATACCATGTTGAAAAACCCAATAGAAATCATATAG
- a CDS encoding anti-sigma factor domain-containing protein — translation MNTKEYISSGIIESYILGLASPEEAGILECVMKNNAEVKAAFEEAQKTLEDLASRQAVAPPPDLKSKIWDKIQKEQTDEVKQPIIPDIPVVRPQEEMRTEGKSNWKTYAVAASVLFLVSAAGNLFWMNSQAKTKEEIAKIQADKNSQELAIQKMNQKISMLSNPDMQMVMLKGVEKHTDSKAMVFWNKKTKEVYLNAESLPKAPEGMQYQLWAIADGKPVSAGMYTEEKDSRTALASIPKAQAFAITLEKQGGSAVPTMENMYVMGEI, via the coding sequence TTGAACACAAAAGAATACATATCATCCGGAATTATAGAATCTTATATTCTAGGTCTTGCTTCTCCCGAAGAAGCAGGGATTTTGGAGTGTGTGATGAAAAACAATGCAGAGGTAAAAGCAGCTTTTGAAGAAGCGCAAAAAACTTTGGAAGATTTGGCATCACGCCAGGCCGTAGCACCACCACCAGATTTAAAGTCTAAGATCTGGGATAAGATCCAAAAGGAGCAGACTGACGAAGTAAAACAGCCAATTATTCCTGATATTCCTGTCGTAAGACCTCAGGAAGAAATGAGGACTGAAGGAAAAAGCAACTGGAAAACGTATGCGGTTGCTGCTTCAGTATTATTCCTTGTAAGTGCTGCCGGAAATCTTTTCTGGATGAATAGTCAGGCAAAAACGAAAGAAGAAATTGCAAAAATACAGGCTGATAAAAATTCACAGGAACTTGCTATTCAAAAAATGAATCAGAAAATCAGTATGCTCTCCAATCCTGATATGCAGATGGTGATGCTGAAAGGTGTGGAAAAGCACACGGATTCCAAAGCAATGGTTTTCTGGAATAAAAAAACAAAAGAAGTTTATCTCAATGCCGAAAGTTTACCAAAAGCACCGGAAGGCATGCAGTACCAGTTATGGGCTATTGCAGACGGAAAACCTGTAAGTGCCGGAATGTATACGGAAGAAAAAGACAGCAGAACAGCCCTTGCGAGTATTCCGAAAGCACAGGCATTTGCCATAACCCTGGAAAAACAGGGCGGCAGTGCAGTTCCTACCATGGAAAACATGTATGTAATGGGCGAAATCTAG
- a CDS encoding RNA polymerase sigma factor — protein MKTTYSEEELIVLLKERNESGFHYLYDHYAGALYGVVLRIVQSKEYTEEIIQDVFVKIWNAVHQYDSSKGRFYTWMINIARNTAIDYLKSKGFQNELKNQPLPDFVYNSAELSTTNNSSDFIGFNNVLEGLETDKQELINLAYYQGYTQNEISEKLKIPLGTVKTKMRNALMKLKDLLKDYQ, from the coding sequence ATTAAAACAACCTATTCGGAAGAAGAGCTTATCGTATTACTTAAAGAAAGAAACGAATCAGGCTTTCATTATTTATACGATCATTATGCAGGGGCACTGTATGGTGTAGTCCTCCGAATTGTACAGTCAAAAGAATATACGGAAGAAATTATTCAGGATGTTTTTGTTAAAATCTGGAATGCTGTTCACCAGTATGATTCATCAAAAGGCAGGTTTTACACATGGATGATTAATATTGCCAGAAATACGGCAATAGATTATTTAAAATCAAAAGGTTTTCAAAACGAACTTAAAAACCAGCCGCTTCCGGATTTCGTATATAATTCTGCAGAACTTTCAACGACCAATAACTCTTCTGACTTTATCGGATTCAACAATGTGCTTGAAGGTCTGGAAACTGATAAACAGGAACTTATTAACCTGGCTTATTACCAGGGATATACCCAGAATGAAATATCTGAAAAGCTGAAGATACCCCTGGGAACGGTGAAAACCAAAATGCGGAATGCACTTATGAAATTAAAGGATTTGTTAAAAGATTATCAATAA
- a CDS encoding fasciclin domain-containing protein: MDTRSKIAVLAMITLSFAFSGKVTAQTMKEKTVMVGGAAMYPSKNIIENAVNSKDHKTLVAAVKAAGLVETLQGAGPFTVLAPTDAAFSKLPKGTVETLVKPENKEMLTKILTYHVLAGKYSAKDIWAAVKAGNGKSMMKTVEGEGLTFWTKGKDLYVQDAKGKSAKVTIADVNQSNGVIHVIDTVLMP, from the coding sequence ATGGACACAAGATCAAAAATCGCAGTTCTGGCAATGATAACTTTATCATTTGCTTTCAGCGGGAAGGTAACTGCACAAACGATGAAAGAAAAAACAGTGATGGTAGGCGGTGCAGCAATGTATCCCTCCAAAAATATTATTGAAAATGCGGTAAATTCTAAGGATCATAAGACTCTGGTAGCTGCTGTAAAAGCCGCAGGTTTGGTAGAAACCTTGCAGGGGGCAGGACCTTTTACCGTATTAGCTCCTACCGATGCAGCCTTTTCAAAACTTCCGAAAGGAACCGTTGAAACTCTGGTAAAGCCTGAAAATAAAGAAATGCTTACCAAAATCCTGACATATCACGTTCTTGCAGGAAAATACAGTGCAAAAGATATCTGGGCTGCTGTAAAAGCAGGAAACGGAAAAAGTATGATGAAGACTGTGGAAGGCGAAGGATTAACATTTTGGACCAAAGGAAAAGACCTTTATGTACAGGATGCCAAAGGAAAGAGTGCAAAAGTGACGATAGCTGATGTGAATCAGTCAAATGGTGTAATCCATGTGATTGATACGGTGCTCATGCCGTAA
- a CDS encoding ferritin-like domain-containing protein, whose product MKKTISVSNQGATLDTSRRNFLKLGGIGLAMAGLTLIGCDDDNDFEFMDDKIFDLGAGDVGVLNYAYALEQLEADFYTKVVNNFYSGISSAEKQVFTDLYHHEVIHRDFFKAAIGGVTANILPTLEFQYPSVNFNDRNSVLATAKALEDTGVAAYNGAGKYITNPAYLVIAGKIVSVEARHASAIRNIINPGSTDFSGDDVIDANGLDLAKEPKDIVMAAGGFIKTPFTWKERGIS is encoded by the coding sequence ATGAAAAAAACTATTAGTGTTTCTAACCAGGGAGCAACCCTGGATACAAGCAGAAGAAATTTTTTGAAACTGGGAGGTATAGGCCTGGCTATGGCAGGGCTTACACTCATCGGTTGTGATGATGATAATGACTTCGAATTCATGGATGATAAGATTTTTGATCTTGGAGCGGGAGACGTAGGAGTTCTGAACTACGCCTATGCACTGGAACAGCTGGAAGCTGATTTTTATACCAAAGTAGTCAATAATTTTTATTCCGGAATCTCGAGTGCTGAAAAGCAGGTCTTTACAGATCTTTATCATCATGAAGTCATTCACCGGGACTTTTTTAAAGCAGCTATCGGCGGAGTAACCGCGAATATTTTGCCCACTCTTGAATTTCAATATCCCAGTGTGAATTTTAATGACAGAAATTCTGTTCTGGCTACAGCAAAAGCATTGGAAGATACAGGAGTAGCCGCATACAACGGTGCAGGAAAGTATATTACCAATCCGGCTTATCTGGTAATTGCCGGAAAGATTGTTTCTGTAGAGGCAAGACACGCTTCTGCAATCAGAAATATCATCAACCCGGGATCAACAGATTTTTCAGGTGATGATGTAATTGATGCCAACGGACTGGACCTTGCCAAAGAGCCTAAAGATATTGTTATGGCGGCAGGAGGGTTTATAAAAACTCCTTTCACATGGAAAGAAAGAGGAATCAGCTAA
- a CDS encoding ferritin-like domain-containing protein has product MNILKLLDKLSNDKFFTKEATRLETLTNISTFGKKTAVAAIPLGLGALMTTPAKAETLDSTVSGSVFKNALTDALQLALVLEYLENEYYAMGLAAAGLIPNSDRPVFMQISKHESAHVGFLKSTLTSLGETPGAKPTFDFTAGGSFMPFTDYNQFLILAQAFEDTGVRAYKGQAGNVMANKAVLQAALQIHSVEARHASQVRRMRANKGWIELADGGNMPSATNPVYAGEDNVNQAGFNTGTAFGAAAGSAAYDEILTGSEAQAIAGLFIV; this is encoded by the coding sequence ATGAACATTCTTAAATTACTCGATAAGCTTTCTAATGATAAATTTTTTACCAAAGAAGCAACAAGATTAGAAACCCTTACCAATATTTCAACATTTGGAAAAAAAACTGCCGTGGCTGCTATTCCGTTAGGATTGGGAGCGCTAATGACAACTCCCGCCAAAGCGGAAACTTTAGACAGTACAGTTTCCGGAAGCGTTTTTAAAAATGCCCTTACAGATGCCTTACAACTGGCATTGGTGCTGGAATATCTGGAAAATGAATACTATGCAATGGGACTGGCAGCAGCAGGGTTGATTCCCAATTCAGACCGGCCTGTTTTCATGCAGATCTCTAAACACGAATCGGCTCATGTTGGATTTCTGAAAAGTACACTGACTTCTTTAGGAGAAACTCCGGGAGCAAAACCAACCTTTGATTTTACCGCGGGCGGAAGTTTCATGCCTTTTACAGATTATAATCAGTTCCTTATCCTTGCCCAGGCCTTTGAGGATACCGGCGTTCGTGCCTATAAAGGGCAGGCTGGAAATGTAATGGCTAACAAAGCTGTTTTGCAGGCAGCACTGCAGATACACTCGGTAGAGGCAAGACATGCTTCACAGGTAAGAAGAATGAGAGCAAATAAAGGCTGGATAGAATTGGCGGATGGAGGAAATATGCCCTCTGCAACCAATCCTGTGTATGCTGGTGAAGATAACGTAAATCAGGCCGGATTCAATACTGGAACTGCCTTTGGAGCAGCAGCAGGATCTGCGGCCTATGATGAAATTTTAACAGGAAGTGAAGCTCAGGCAATTGCAGGCCTGTTTATTGTCTGA
- a CDS encoding MBL fold metallo-hydrolase yields the protein MKLKFLGTGTSQGVPVIGCTCEVCTSENPKDKRFRSSVMITTEESRKILIDCGPDFREQMLLNHENNVDIALLTHEHNDHVIGLDDMRPLIFKSGKDMPIYCYHRVGQEIKKRFPYAFTDVRYPGAPAFELHEIENKPFKVLDTEITPVEVIHYKITVFGYKFKNLAYITDANFISDTEKEKLQNLDVLILNCIRKFDPHPAHFVLPDVIALFKELKPKKLFLTHISHHLGLHDIEDKDLPEGMHLAYDGLEIEF from the coding sequence ATGAAGTTGAAATTTTTAGGAACCGGTACTTCCCAGGGTGTGCCCGTTATAGGCTGTACATGTGAAGTATGTACTTCCGAAAATCCCAAAGACAAACGCTTCCGCTCCTCAGTAATGATTACTACAGAGGAAAGCCGGAAAATACTGATCGACTGCGGACCTGATTTCAGGGAACAGATGCTTCTCAACCATGAAAATAATGTTGATATTGCGCTTCTCACCCACGAACATAATGATCACGTGATCGGGCTTGATGATATGCGCCCTCTGATCTTTAAAAGCGGAAAAGACATGCCTATCTATTGCTATCACAGAGTCGGACAAGAGATCAAGAAACGTTTTCCCTATGCCTTCACTGATGTAAGATATCCCGGAGCCCCCGCTTTTGAGCTTCACGAAATTGAGAATAAACCTTTTAAAGTTTTAGATACGGAAATCACTCCTGTTGAAGTGATTCATTACAAAATTACAGTTTTCGGATATAAGTTTAAAAACCTGGCATACATTACGGACGCCAATTTTATTTCGGATACGGAAAAGGAAAAACTCCAAAATCTGGATGTATTGATTCTAAACTGCATCAGAAAATTCGATCCGCATCCTGCCCATTTTGTTCTTCCTGATGTAATTGCCCTGTTTAAAGAGCTTAAGCCTAAAAAACTATTCTTAACACACATCAGTCACCATCTCGGACTGCATGATATTGAAGATAAGGATCTTCCGGAAGGAATGCATCTGGCTTACGACGGTCTGGAGATAGAATTTTAA